A segment of the Neoarius graeffei isolate fNeoGra1 chromosome 5, fNeoGra1.pri, whole genome shotgun sequence genome:
TATAAGGTTTAAATACTTGTAAACAATCTTCTATTCTGAGTCTTTGATGAAAAGGCACACATCACTGCTTTGAACACCATCCTGTGAGGCCGTGACCAtttttcaagacagcaccttgtcTCATCCTGTAATGCTCTTCAACACTGATGTTAAACAAACCCAGTTCTGAGACGTGCTCAAACTGCACATGGGTCCAGAAGTCATGCTCACAAAGAGCAAGGCATACGTGTGCTGTTGACTCCCAGGTGGAGTGGATCAGAAACACGAACAGCAGTTTGTTCTTGAACATTTCACACAGTGGGTTTTTCTGTGCTTTTTGGTGGAGTCAACAGGCCTCCTACTGCCACTGGAGACAGTCGGTCCAGGTTCTCCTGCTGTCGCTGCTGAGCATCGTTCTAAAAACGCACAAAGCAGTAGCCATGTTCATAACTTTGGACTTCGAGTTGAAGGGAAAAGAAGAACCTTGAGTGAGAAAGGTGACACTCACCAACATGGACAGATAGTCCACATGAGTTTGGATGTTGTGCCGGTCCTCTGCTGCAACTTTTTTGAAGTCCTTCAGTTTCGGCTGGCCAAATTCATTGACCGTCCTCACAAAGGGGGCCATCCAGCGCACACAGCTAGATATACTGTCCCATGTCAGACCTAATAAGAACCAGACAtgcattgttttattttactcaATCCAAATGACTGAAGAACAGCACCCTGATCACCACAGGtatccatcccccccccccccaactgctACAAGCTTCATTCCACTTACAAACATGTACCATTTTTGCCAACACACTAATTAGTATTAAATGTAACTTAGGACTGATATGCCAATTAGCAAAAAGTACCAGCCAACTTGGATTAAATATTTTCTTTCACCATGTTCATGGGAACATTCAGAAATCaaactagatttaaaaaaaaaaaaaaaaaaaaaaaaaaaaaaaaaggggggggcaaTAAGATGCCAAGAATCAGATGCCATTTTGAATATTTGATTAAGATTCATGGTCTTACCAGATACTTTCTGTACAGTTTCAATTGAGGTAAAGTGACAAAAGGCAGCAGCAGCCAGAACTCCATACTGGTAATCCAACGAGTTAATGTCCAGTATACAAAGATCCAGCAACTGAAGAGAGAATTTAAACATCAGTACACAGTGTAAATACTATACACTAATTACTTAAGATGGGAAAATTATGCTCCGAATCCAAaggagtctttaaaaaaaaaaaagaaaaaaaaaaaaacccagtcacGCAACATACACATTTGTTACTGTTCACATATGACTGATTTAATATGTAAAAACAATATATTGATTATGTGACTGATGGATAAACAAGCTTGTGTGACAGGACATGATTAAACCTTAAGAAAAATATTTGTTCAGTCTTGGTGGCTCAATCTGTTCCTTTTCTTATGagaaggaggggggaaaaaaaaaaatctcccctgCCTTTGAAAAATGTTAACATGGAATATACAGGCTCATTTGTCTCCTCTGTAGCAGTAAAACTAAAGCACACAATACCATGTGCACAAAACGCCACATAGTGGTTTGAACCGGTTTTAACTGCTTCTGAACCACTGAGACAGTCACACAGATGTGCACAGAACGAAGCTTCGGTCTTCACTTGATCACGTGACTTTGGCACTTCAATACGAGCTTCAAAATCACTGCTTTGTAGTTTTCAAAGCAAGTTTTGAAGCTTCAGGTTCTCAGTTACTTCACTTGTAATTTCTACAAGAGAAAACCACCACACACACCTGGGTCATTTGTATATAGGCTTCCTGAGAAAACTGAGGCACGAGAAAATTTGGTCCTTCCTTCAGAGTGTCCACTTGAACATAAAGCTTCAACCAAGAGATGGGAGTTTCAGGACACAGGTACCAATTTAATGCCTTCAGCATTATCAGCTCCATTTCAAGGATTTCATCTTCGTCACAGGCACCATCTGTGACATACGCAAACTCTTGAAGCTTTGGTGCATAGATTTCCTGTAATTCCAAGACAGGCCAAACAGATTACACTTAAAATACCTCTTAAAACTTAGCCATTGGTTCAAGTCATTAATACTGGTCTCATTATACAGGCAACCAAGTCAGTCAACGGTCTTACCTCTAGTTTAGATGCAATGAACAGTGAAGTAATGCCAATGAGTTGCAACTGGTTCTTCCCAATGGCTACCTGAGTCAGCATGAAGCGATCAAAGAAGTCCTGAGCCAGGTAAAAGGTCTCACGGTGAAGTGTATACACCTCACTCACCTAAAGAGGTGCAGAGGTACGTTTGAGTAAAATGTTATAACAAGCAGCTACGACTTGAGACAAATTAGTCACAAACCTCTAAAAGCCAGTCAAGGAGAATGGCCCTCATTTTTGGTTGCAGGCTGGGGTGCTGCTGCATGAAGGTTTTATCATGGATATACTTCAATTCTTTATTCAGCATCTTAATCCACACATCATCCGAGCTGGCCCAGCTGTCAAAAATATGCAGAGACGTGATGTAATGTACAGAGCAAATGCTTAGAGAGAGAAAAGGATGTCAAAGCCCCCCCGAGTTCACAGATTGGGATGCATCCAAATCTCACACACCCTTATTCATTCATTGACACAGGAAAGATGAcagcacacaaaccaaatgagggagaaacgTGTTGAAGTCAGAGAATGGAGATATACATCACTTCAATTAAAGCTTGGATTTGTTTTTTGCCctctgtgagatgaagctacatcATTAAAAGGTGGCTTTTTTTGCCCTTTTTAGTAATCTTTACAGGGGGTGCTAATAACTGTGTGCAAGTACATGCATTTTTCTTTTAACGCTACATCATGCCAATTCTCATTTTCGTCCATGTTAACTCCATAGTTTGTGTGTGTTTAATCCGGTACTTGGGTTGTTAAATCATGATGTGCATCACATTTCAAAAGTCTCttcaatactcatctcatctcattatctctagccgctttatccttctacagggtcgcaggcaagctggagcctatcccagctgactacgggcgaaaggcggggtacaccctggacaagtcgccagttcatcacagggctgacacatagacacagacaaccattcacacctacggtcaatttagagtcaccaattagcctaacctgcatgtctttggactgtgggggaaaccggagcacccggaggaaacccatgcggacacggggagaacatgcaaacttcgcacagaaaggccctcgccggccccggggctcgaacccaggaccttcttgctgtgaggcgacagcgctaaccactacaccaccgtgccgccctcttcaaTACTATACCACACTATATCTTAGTCATTTCCTTCCTCCCTCCTCCAAATGTTCCTACCTAAGGGAAGGCAGTGGCGAGGGCTTGATGAACAGATTCTTGAACCTGAAGCGTTTAAAACCAGACAAATTACTCGACTCTTCAAGTTCCTTGTGAGGCGTCTCGACAAGGACACAGGGGCTAACATCTCCTTCCACCCACcggttctacaaaaaaaaaaaaaaaccacacacagttCATATTAACTTAAAGTAGTGTTATAAATACCACAAATTAAGTATAATCTGTTCAAAGTCAAGGCACACCACtaattatacacttccacaatgCATACTGCACATTAAAGTCATACCTAACCACCCTTATACTaaatacatacgtgtgtgtggacACACAAAAAGGATAAGTGAGGAACAAAAGCCCTCAGGGCAGCTGAACAAAGCTCAATTTGGCGGGAGGAGGCGGGGCAAAGGGGAGGAGCTAATTGTGACGCTGACCAGTAGCACGTCATCACGTACACACAATTAACATTTACAGAAGcctccatgtatttttttttttttaattaagaaaaacgaataaaattaatGTAATTTTCCATCAGAGTCACTTCAGTACATCTGAAAGCAAGCTTAATAAAATAACTCACCTGAATTTCAAAACTTTGTTTCTTGGCTGCTGGCGTTTTTATTTTACATTGCTAATaataaagagggggaaaaaaaccccacaatgtTAGTCTTTACTGCAACACAACACATGTCGCTATAAAATAATTACAAAACACATTCTGAACAGAAGGAAGAGGATATCCTGCTACCTCAGCTTTTCTCTTCTTTGGACACACAGTATTTTGGTCTGCTTTGTTTTCATCTCTTTCTTGCAGTGTGTTAAGGCAACTGGACAACAACAAAACAGAAATATTAatgatgtttactgaccaggtCAGAGATTTTGTCTTGCTAATATGTATACAAGACTATTCCTACCTGCGTCTTGACATTTTTCCCCCAATGGCAAATTATTTCAAATGCCTGAAAGTAGGACAACAGCAAATATATGTTTGTAATATTTACTAGACACTTAGATattaagagagagagaaaaaaaaagtcgttCAGGTAAAACAGAACAAAAACCCAAAACAGGCTAAACTGCTGCTAGCCAGTGGAGCACTAACAACCATCAGCTCCACCAGCCTGCCTTTGGAGCCTTTTAAAAGGCAAAAATACTGAAAAAAACAACTTTATTCAGCACAAAGCCAACAAAAAAAGTTCTTCGTTAGGTATTTATTCATATATAACCTATAAACATGCAGTTCCATCCGAGTAAAATGACAGTTTTCTTCCCCAGGCTGAGATTATGAAAGTCGAGTCCCCGCCAATTTAAGAAGCGGGAGGACAAACCGCGTCAAACAAAACCCGACCAAAAAACAGCAAAAGTCTTTAAAATACAACACTTCTTTAAGTTTAACAACACCGGACATGTATATAATCTTATATCATACGAGAATAAAATCTTTATTTCCACCTACTAGCTGTGTCTTTCTCCCTAACCGAACCCTGAACAGGAGGTTAGCTAAGGAGCTAGCAACCGAGAGATTTATTTTTACCGCACTGGACTGGCGGGACTGGAACCGAACCCCATGTGTCCACGTCTAAAACCACTTTTACCTTCCATACTTATATACTGTAAAGTCATATGATATGAAGCCACCAAGGACAGCTAATAAACACCCTGCCCAGCTAGCAGCGCTGAAGTAAACCCGGGTTAGCTTACTATATACTACTTTGCTAACTGACCAACGATGGAAGTAACAAATAAACATCACATAAACGTAATTAAAAATATCCCTAGTGCACTCCTAGGTAATAATTACAATACTCTTTACTGAAATTCATGAATAACCAGCTCTATTTCAGTCCAGGAGCAGCATCTACTCACCAGCTGCAGAATAAACGAACAGACATCAGCTGGCGCCGGCGCCAACCTTTATAAAGGGCGCCAGTGCGCATGCGCGGGATCTGATCCCTTTCGAGCTGGAACATTATTTAAATCCTGAACCCTCACGGTTTTGTGCTCAAACTAATCCTCTGCCTGAGACATCATTAAGATGTAAACGGATCCATATTAAACGTTTTCACCACGTCTGAGCGTGTTTACTCCTGACAGCTGGTGTGTTTGCTGTGCGGCTGAGTTCAGGGACTTTTGTCTAAAAAGAGCGCTTTTCTTATTTCGCGGTCAAACCAAACTCGCGCCCAAACACCCAATACACGATTCCCGTGCACTTCCTTTACCGAATAGCACATTTATACCACATTTAATAATGGTTTTTAGCCTTAACTGGCACTTCCTGATATGAGACCGGAAAAGAGGCGGAGCTTGGGATCTGCCTGGCCAATCAGGTACATTGTTGCAGAAACAACGTGCTGCTgcttgagaatgtaaacaaacccagGCGTCAACACGTGCTGAAGTGATAGCAGTTAGCAAATCAGCatttgtgctgtttttttttaaattattatgtaTTTAACCAGCCAGTCAAGCTAATGAGGCATCtaatttatgtaatatatattctcacctttttaaaaaaattattagaaTACGGACTAACTGGTGAGTTACAGTAACAGTCTTAGGcatcctattttttttcatactatttctattttatgatttctacgttgccgagtcagtacaaaaacattttaagagttccaaacattagttttccagcacaaaattaaatgttacaggaaaacatTGTAACTCACCAGTTAGTCCGTATTCTAATTTTAAAAAAAGTggcgagtatatatatatatatatatatacacaaacataaATTACATGCTCCATCAGCTTGGCTGGCTGGTTAaattcataaataattaaaaaaaaacaccactgtcCTTGACTGTGTACATTTGTTTGCACCTTACTACCCTTTTTGCTGCCATGtccgatcattgccttatttttgtattacactgtatacctttattttgtactatactgggtgtttgggggggttttttttggcttttattttgcactatagtgcctttactttgtattatttcttccgcctatttatttgTAAATGGCATTCATGATGGACaataaactaagaatttcattgagcaagaggacatgtccttactgtgcacatgacaaacactttgaatttgcaaaaatgtttgtatctgagcagcacattacaaaacagaccacttttcagatcaaaaaagaaaacgtgatgaaggctgctgggttttggtgcaaaactaagaagcaagtgtgacagttaaaactgcggctggttctgcaagacgctcagtaaaacttacagctcatttcctttgtactggagacaaaaatatttttaaagcaaagggtcaactgttgactttatttcatttactaCTGTTTTATAGTATTCTTTCCTGTCGAAACAATAGTAATCTCAGGTACAAGCTGCACTTT
Coding sequences within it:
- the ccne2 gene encoding G1/S-specific cyclin-E2 isoform X1, with product MSRRSCLNTLQERDENKADQNTVCPKKRKAEQCKIKTPAAKKQSFEIQNRWVEGDVSPCVLVETPHKELEESSNLSGFKRFRFKNLFIKPSPLPSLSWASSDDVWIKMLNKELKYIHDKTFMQQHPSLQPKMRAILLDWLLEVSEVYTLHRETFYLAQDFFDRFMLTQVAIGKNQLQLIGITSLFIASKLEEIYAPKLQEFAYVTDGACDEDEILEMELIMLKALNWYLCPETPISWLKLYVQVDTLKEGPNFLVPQFSQEAYIQMTQLLDLCILDINSLDYQYGVLAAAAFCHFTSIETVQKVSGLTWDSISSCVRWMAPFVRTVNEFGQPKLKDFKKVAAEDRHNIQTHVDYLSMLNDAQQRQQENLDRLSPVAVGGLLTPPKSTEKPTV
- the ccne2 gene encoding G1/S-specific cyclin-E2 isoform X2, whose product is MSRRSCLNTLQERDENKADQNTVCPKKRKAEQCKIKTPAAKKQSFEIQNRWVEGDVSPCVLVETPHKELEESSNLSGFKRFRFKNLFIKPSPLPSLSWASSDDVWIKMLNKELKYIHDKTFMQQHPSLQPKMRAILLDWLLEVSEVYTLHRETFYLAQDFFDRFMLTQVAIGKNQLQLIGITSLFIASKLELLDLCILDINSLDYQYGVLAAAAFCHFTSIETVQKVSGLTWDSISSCVRWMAPFVRTVNEFGQPKLKDFKKVAAEDRHNIQTHVDYLSMLNDAQQRQQENLDRLSPVAVGGLLTPPKSTEKPTV